A stretch of Vibrio maritimus DNA encodes these proteins:
- a CDS encoding DUF4234 domain-containing protein — protein MRLRADVAILDILGHLLIWLILSFITFGIALFFFPYSFSKFILNRTYVIDDMGRERKMDCDIDLFSDLGHVLLWFVISILTLGIGYIFYFYRVWNYALNNTRVE, from the coding sequence ATGAGACTTAGAGCAGACGTCGCTATCCTAGATATCCTAGGGCATCTTCTAATTTGGTTGATACTGAGCTTCATTACCTTTGGTATCGCGCTGTTCTTCTTCCCTTATTCGTTTTCAAAGTTCATCCTCAATCGAACCTACGTCATCGATGACATGGGACGAGAAAGGAAAATGGATTGCGACATCGATCTATTTAGTGATCTTGGGCACGTACTACTCTGGTTCGTGATTTCAATTTTGACGCTGGGTATTGGCTATATCTTCTACTTCTACCGCGTCTGGAATTATGCATTAAATAATACTCGCGTTGAGTAG
- a CDS encoding DsbA family protein encodes MNAISPTLYYVYDPMCAWCWGYKPVWDSIRASLSDEVEIQYVLGGLAEDTDQPMPVSMRAQIAEYWRKIESYLGTEFNHDFWKLNEPRRSTYPACRAVVAARAQGAELEMYAAIQRAYYLEAKNPSDNPVLMQLAESIGLDKVKFEQDLTATETHKALLQEINFARSIGGNSFPSLFLVKGTSVIELPVDYQRPEVTLSQVRSIARTS; translated from the coding sequence ATGAATGCCATCTCCCCTACTCTCTATTATGTATACGACCCCATGTGTGCGTGGTGTTGGGGCTACAAGCCCGTTTGGGATTCGATTCGAGCATCGCTCAGTGATGAAGTAGAGATTCAATATGTATTAGGTGGTCTAGCCGAAGATACTGACCAACCCATGCCAGTATCCATGCGAGCCCAGATTGCTGAATATTGGCGCAAGATCGAGTCTTATCTTGGTACCGAGTTTAACCATGATTTTTGGAAGCTGAACGAACCGAGACGCTCCACTTATCCTGCGTGTCGCGCAGTAGTCGCCGCTCGAGCTCAAGGTGCAGAGTTGGAAATGTACGCGGCGATACAAAGAGCCTATTATCTTGAAGCTAAAAACCCGAGTGACAACCCGGTACTTATGCAGCTTGCCGAGAGCATTGGTCTTGATAAAGTTAAGTTCGAACAGGATCTCACCGCTACTGAGACCCATAAAGCACTACTTCAAGAGATAAATTTTGCACGCAGTATCGGCGGAAACAGTTTCCCATCTCTGTTTTTAGTCAAAGGAACCTCCGTTATAGAGTTACCTGTCGATTATCAGCGCCCTGAAGTGACCCTCTCTCAAGTGCGTTCAATAGCTCGTACTAGTTAA
- a CDS encoding NAD(P)H-binding protein: MKAIVIFGASSGLGLAAVRYFSDQAIPVIGVARNPEKEPDLKSLCQTLITCDATDKQSVEEAVGQLPKDAVVLSTMGSFRSDNPVDYIGHRYLVDALELNSIRRFVLVTSLGCGDSWQYLSERAKAGFGGAVREKSLAEAWLSSSSLDYTILRPGGLKDGEVTEQGELSQHVEVHGAIHRSEVARILHQLIPNDESIGQIYQCVDPTVSYY, encoded by the coding sequence ATGAAAGCAATTGTAATTTTTGGAGCGAGCAGCGGCTTAGGCCTTGCAGCGGTGCGCTATTTTTCAGACCAAGCTATTCCTGTCATCGGCGTGGCAAGAAACCCGGAAAAAGAACCAGATCTAAAGTCTTTGTGTCAGACTCTTATCACATGTGATGCGACCGATAAACAATCCGTAGAAGAGGCGGTTGGACAGTTGCCAAAAGATGCCGTGGTGCTATCAACCATGGGCAGTTTCCGCTCAGATAACCCTGTTGATTACATCGGACATCGCTACCTAGTGGATGCGCTAGAGCTTAATAGTATTCGTCGCTTCGTTCTCGTGACATCGCTGGGGTGCGGCGATTCGTGGCAGTACCTTTCTGAAAGGGCAAAAGCCGGTTTTGGTGGCGCTGTGCGTGAGAAGTCACTGGCAGAGGCTTGGTTATCAAGCAGTTCACTCGATTATACGATCTTACGACCTGGTGGTTTAAAAGATGGGGAGGTGACCGAACAGGGTGAGTTATCGCAACACGTTGAAGTTCATGGTGCCATACACCGTAGCGAAGTTGCTCGTATTCTCCATCAGTTAATACCCAATGATGAAAGTATCGGTCAGATCTACCAATGTGTGGACCCCACAGTCAGTTACTACTAA